The following proteins come from a genomic window of Dreissena polymorpha isolate Duluth1 chromosome 1, UMN_Dpol_1.0, whole genome shotgun sequence:
- the LOC127868782 gene encoding L-rhamnose-binding lectin ELEL-1-like has translation MAQILVLAVVVSIMHCIGGTYYGNPREPRTEIICENNRETLNCPPGLNLNILSANYGRTNRGTCHNPYILTDNCREPRSLSIVKRCCQDKKSCTLEATNSIFGDPCFGTYKYLEVRYKCDGY, from the exons atg GCCCAGATACTTGTTCTAGCTGTGGTCGTCAGTATAATGCATTGTATCGGAGGGACGTATTACGGCAATCCAAGAG AACCAAGAACTGAGATAATCTGCGAAAACAACAGAGAAACACTAAATTGCCCGCCGGGTTTAAATCTCAACATTTTGTCGGCGAATTACGGTAGGACTAACAGAGGAACCTGCCACAATCCATACATACTCACTGATAACTGCCGGGAACCAAGGAGCCTGTCGATTGTTAAGCGATGCTGCCAGGATAAAAAGTCGTGCACTCTTGAAGCCACCAACTCTATATTTGGAGACCCCTGCTTCGGTACCTACAAGTATCTGGAGGTCCGCTACAAATGCGACGGCTACTAA